A window of the Cystobacter fuscus genome harbors these coding sequences:
- a CDS encoding plasmid stabilization protein: MPRGDKSKYTDKQKRRAEHIEKSYEQHGTDKKEAVRRAWATVNAESHGGEKPGGSGYGKPETHQSSRRGGQRSMSKRTTAQRSTAAKKAAATRKSKAVKRTAAAKRGAAKRTTARRGTTTKRATAKRSSSPRKRS, translated from the coding sequence ATGCCCCGTGGAGACAAGAGCAAATACACCGACAAGCAGAAGCGCCGCGCCGAGCATATCGAGAAGAGCTACGAGCAACATGGGACGGACAAGAAGGAGGCCGTGCGCCGGGCCTGGGCCACGGTGAACGCCGAGTCCCACGGCGGAGAAAAGCCCGGCGGCTCCGGCTACGGCAAGCCCGAGACCCACCAGTCCTCCCGGCGCGGCGGTCAGCGCAGCATGTCCAAGCGCACCACCGCCCAGCGCTCCACCGCCGCCAAGAAGGCCGCGGCCACACGCAAGAGCAAGGCCGTCAAGCGCACCGCGGCCGCCAAGCGGGGAGCGGCCAAGCGCACCACCGCCAGGCGCGGCACCACCACCAAGCGCGCCACGGCGAAGCGCTCGAGCAGCCCGCGCAAGCGCTCGTGA
- a CDS encoding GNAT family N-acetyltransferase yields the protein MTSPELRLVPALPEHVDMWRALREEPVSRRLVPLEPSSRESLLERLQAATHDLGHPTATSFRWMVEWDGRLVGTVSARELSRFHGRVEIGYMLSSGFHGQGLGTRAVAGVVAGLFDAWPFLHRVWLTTAEDNLASQALARKLGFTQEGLMRGHFLIEGRRKDQQVWGLLRPEWEARRAHLTFPFARMHGPAPR from the coding sequence ATGACCTCTCCCGAACTCCGGTTGGTGCCCGCGCTGCCCGAGCACGTGGACATGTGGAGGGCCCTGCGCGAGGAGCCCGTCTCCCGGCGGCTGGTGCCCCTGGAGCCCTCGTCGCGCGAGTCCCTGCTCGAGCGGCTCCAGGCGGCGACGCATGACCTGGGTCACCCCACGGCCACGAGCTTCCGGTGGATGGTGGAGTGGGACGGACGGCTCGTCGGCACGGTGTCCGCGCGGGAGCTGTCGCGCTTCCACGGGCGCGTGGAGATTGGCTACATGCTCTCGAGCGGTTTTCACGGGCAGGGGCTGGGCACGCGCGCGGTGGCGGGCGTGGTGGCGGGCCTCTTCGACGCCTGGCCCTTCCTGCACCGCGTCTGGCTCACCACGGCGGAGGACAACCTCGCGTCACAGGCCCTGGCGCGCAAGCTCGGCTTCACCCAGGAGGGGTTGATGCGCGGGCACTTCCTCATCGAGGGGCGGCGTAAGGATCAACAGGTCTGGGGTCTCTTGCGGCCCGAGTGGGAAGCGCGCCGGGCGCACCTCACCTTCCCGTTCGCTCGGATGCACGGCCCGGCTCCTCGCTGA
- a CDS encoding MBL fold metallo-hydrolase produces the protein MRVHHLNGSTLCPVGRGLLLGDPNGCLVCHCLLIETSEGLVLVDTALGLEDIQAPSHQSVRRGMGPMGPRWNPEQTMARQVEKLGFRREDVRHIVLTHLDLDHAGGLPDFPQARVHVYATEHAAARDKRALRERQRYQDVQWAHGPDWKLYETTRGEPWFGFECVRQLEGLPPELLLVPLVGHTRGHCAVAVDTGARWLLHAGDAYFFHGEMEPTDRCPLGLRLMQSALQMKGPERLHNRERLRELVRTQSDRVRVFCAHDEKEWRALAG, from the coding sequence ATGCGCGTTCATCATTTGAATGGCTCGACGCTGTGTCCGGTGGGCCGGGGCCTGCTGTTGGGAGACCCGAACGGGTGCCTGGTGTGCCACTGCCTGCTCATCGAGACGAGCGAGGGGCTGGTGCTGGTGGACACGGCCCTGGGGCTGGAGGACATCCAGGCACCCTCCCACCAGAGCGTGCGCCGGGGCATGGGCCCCATGGGCCCGAGGTGGAATCCCGAGCAGACCATGGCGCGGCAGGTGGAGAAGCTCGGCTTCCGGCGCGAGGACGTGCGCCACATCGTGCTCACCCACCTGGACCTGGACCATGCCGGAGGACTGCCGGACTTCCCCCAGGCGCGGGTCCACGTGTACGCGACGGAGCACGCGGCGGCCCGGGACAAGCGCGCCTTGCGCGAGCGCCAGCGCTACCAGGACGTGCAGTGGGCCCATGGCCCGGACTGGAAGCTCTACGAGACGACCCGGGGCGAGCCGTGGTTCGGCTTCGAGTGCGTGCGCCAGTTGGAGGGCCTGCCGCCGGAGCTCCTCCTCGTGCCGCTGGTGGGCCACACGCGCGGCCACTGCGCGGTGGCGGTGGACACGGGCGCGCGGTGGCTCCTGCACGCGGGCGACGCCTACTTCTTCCACGGGGAGATGGAGCCCACGGATCGCTGCCCGCTCGGGCTGCGCCTGATGCAGAGCGCCCTCCAGATGAAGGGCCCGGAGCGGCTGCACAACCGCGAGCGGCTGCGCGAGCTGGTGCGCACCCAGTCCGACCGGGTGCGGGTGTTCTGCGCCCACGACGAGAAGGAATGGCGCGCCCTGGCCGGGTAG
- a CDS encoding AmpG family muropeptide MFS transporter: MAQKTSLLQILASPRAWLLVALGFASGLPLLLVGGTLSAWMTNEGINLKTIGVFTLVATPYTFKFIWAPFMDRYALPFLGRRRGWMLVTQLGLMVAIATMGLVNPKDSPLAMASLALLVAFLSSSQDVVSDAWRTDTLSEAERGFGVATFVMGYRFGMIAAGAVALSLSQFIGWPRTYWIMAALMLVGVIATLVAAEPQGQRPPRTLAEAAVVPFVDYFRRDGALLALLFLLLYKLGDAIAGGMTTPFFLKMGFSNLEVGTISKGVGMAATIVGALFGGMLLARMGLRRSLFVFGALQAVTNLTFLALALVGKNHAVLALAICSDNICGGMATTAFGAFTMSLCNKRFSATQFALLSALANFGGRMLSATSGFLAEGIGWAGFFGLTVVLALPALVLLAFLPEGIAQPVEEPPPASPPAPATAA; encoded by the coding sequence ATGGCCCAAAAGACTTCCCTGCTCCAGATCCTCGCCAGTCCCCGCGCGTGGCTCCTCGTCGCGCTCGGCTTCGCCTCCGGGCTCCCGCTGCTGCTCGTGGGCGGCACGCTGTCGGCCTGGATGACGAACGAGGGCATCAACCTGAAGACGATCGGCGTCTTCACCCTGGTGGCCACGCCCTACACCTTCAAGTTCATCTGGGCGCCCTTCATGGACCGCTACGCGCTGCCCTTCCTCGGGCGCAGGCGCGGATGGATGCTGGTCACGCAGCTCGGGCTCATGGTCGCCATCGCCACCATGGGACTGGTCAACCCCAAGGACTCGCCCCTGGCCATGGCGAGCCTGGCGCTGCTCGTGGCGTTCCTCTCCTCCAGCCAGGACGTCGTGTCGGACGCGTGGCGCACCGACACCCTCTCCGAGGCCGAGCGCGGCTTCGGCGTGGCCACCTTCGTCATGGGCTACCGCTTCGGGATGATCGCCGCGGGGGCGGTGGCGCTCAGCCTCTCGCAGTTCATCGGCTGGCCGCGCACCTACTGGATCATGGCGGCGCTCATGCTCGTGGGCGTCATCGCCACGCTCGTCGCCGCCGAGCCCCAGGGCCAGCGTCCCCCCCGCACCCTCGCCGAGGCCGCCGTCGTCCCCTTCGTCGACTACTTCCGCCGGGACGGGGCGCTGCTCGCGCTGCTCTTCCTGCTGCTCTACAAGCTCGGCGACGCCATCGCCGGGGGCATGACCACGCCCTTCTTCCTCAAGATGGGCTTCTCCAACCTGGAGGTGGGCACCATCAGCAAGGGCGTGGGCATGGCGGCCACCATCGTCGGGGCGCTCTTTGGCGGCATGCTGCTCGCGCGCATGGGCCTGCGCCGCAGCCTCTTCGTCTTCGGCGCCCTGCAGGCCGTCACCAACCTCACCTTCCTCGCGCTGGCGCTGGTGGGCAAGAACCACGCGGTGCTCGCGCTCGCCATCTGCTCGGACAACATCTGCGGCGGCATGGCCACCACGGCGTTCGGCGCCTTCACCATGTCGCTGTGCAACAAGCGCTTCAGCGCCACCCAGTTCGCCCTGCTCTCGGCGCTGGCCAACTTCGGCGGACGCATGCTCTCGGCCACCTCGGGCTTCCTCGCCGAGGGCATCGGCTGGGCCGGCTTCTTCGGCCTCACCGTGGTGCTCGCCCTGCCCGCCCTCGTCCTGCTCGCCTTCCTCCCCGAGGGCATCGCCCAGCCCGTCGAGGAGCCGCCCCCCGCCTCTCCCCCCGCGCCCGCCACCGCCGCCTGA
- a CDS encoding LamB/YcsF family protein: protein MVECLLNIDLGELPDEDERLYVHAQVAHIACGGHAGDTASMRRALEACARHGTRAGAHPSFEDREHFGRRELTVAPELLRSQVAAQCARLATLAAEVGVPVYSAKPHGALYHAANRDPALARAVVDGVVEALGSGTVFVGPATGALREAAREAGLAYAREGFADRGTRPDGSLIPRGEPGAVLTDPGVARDNALRLSLGGAVDTLCVHGDSPGAVEMAREVRAVLDVLAMRTEPLGEGALRLVLPERLERRGVLEALQAIPGVLDVVVGEAHACVYFDPAAPPEEPRRVLGRSAGRLVSPEERPLVIVRVRYDGPDLEAVAERVGLAVDDVALLHSSCEYTVRAVGFMPGFAYLGEVDARIEVPRLAMPRPVVPEHAVGIAGRRTGIYPFASPGGWNLIATAVDFSPFHPGSGARLRLGDRVLFERVD from the coding sequence ATGGTGGAGTGTCTGCTGAACATCGATCTGGGCGAGCTGCCGGATGAGGACGAGCGGCTCTACGTCCACGCGCAAGTGGCCCACATCGCCTGCGGAGGGCATGCGGGCGACACGGCCTCCATGCGCCGGGCACTCGAGGCGTGCGCGCGCCACGGCACGCGCGCCGGAGCGCATCCCTCCTTCGAGGACCGGGAACACTTCGGCCGCCGGGAGCTCACCGTGGCCCCCGAGCTGCTGCGCTCCCAGGTGGCCGCGCAGTGTGCCCGGCTGGCGACCCTGGCCGCGGAGGTGGGAGTGCCCGTGTACTCGGCCAAGCCGCACGGCGCCCTGTACCACGCGGCCAACCGCGACCCCGCGCTCGCCCGCGCCGTGGTGGACGGGGTGGTGGAGGCACTGGGCTCGGGGACGGTCTTCGTGGGGCCGGCCACGGGCGCGCTGCGCGAGGCGGCACGGGAGGCGGGGCTCGCCTATGCGCGCGAGGGCTTCGCGGACCGGGGCACGCGGCCGGATGGGTCGCTCATCCCCCGGGGCGAGCCGGGCGCGGTGCTGACCGACCCCGGGGTGGCGCGCGACAACGCGCTGCGCCTGAGCCTGGGCGGCGCGGTGGACACACTGTGCGTGCATGGGGACTCGCCGGGCGCGGTGGAGATGGCGCGCGAGGTGCGCGCGGTGCTGGACGTGCTGGCCATGCGCACCGAGCCCCTGGGTGAAGGGGCGCTGCGGCTCGTGCTGCCCGAGCGGCTGGAGCGGCGCGGGGTGCTGGAGGCGCTCCAGGCCATCCCGGGCGTGCTGGACGTGGTGGTGGGCGAGGCGCATGCCTGCGTGTACTTCGATCCGGCGGCGCCTCCGGAGGAGCCCCGGCGCGTGCTGGGCCGGAGCGCGGGCCGACTCGTGTCACCCGAGGAGCGGCCCCTCGTCATCGTCCGGGTGCGCTACGACGGGCCGGACCTCGAGGCGGTGGCGGAGCGGGTGGGGCTGGCGGTGGACGACGTGGCGCTGCTGCATTCCTCGTGCGAGTACACGGTGCGCGCGGTGGGCTTCATGCCCGGCTTCGCCTACCTGGGCGAGGTGGATGCGCGCATCGAGGTGCCCCGGTTGGCCATGCCGAGGCCCGTGGTTCCGGAGCACGCGGTGGGCATCGCCGGGCGGCGCACCGGCATCTATCCCTTCGCCTCGCCGGGGGGGTGGAACCTCATCGCCACCGCCGTGGACTTTTCTCCCTTTCATCCCGGCAGCGGGGCGCGTTTGCGGCTCGGGGACCGGGTGCTCTTCGAGCGGGTGGACTGA
- a CDS encoding biotin-dependent carboxyltransferase family protein has product MDARLEVLDVRGPVAVQDGGRPGRMHQGVPPGGALVPEWLAAANRAVGNAWSAAALECYGRLDLRVTGRSAWVSVGGEAFQVADGESFRVSAPERGVVRYVAVEGGLAVPEVLGGRGLLPVARLGGWEGRMLRPGDVLPLGVGGSERLAPKLVESPGEVIRVVWGPEPGRFDPGAQEALLSGRFTVSPTSDRVGMRLRGPHLAHADTGSGVSGPMVRGALQVPASGEPIVLGPDHPTLGGYPVLAVVIRADWGLLASRRPGETVRFAAVGVDEARAAWKRLAVDGATTCLIPGTGAGS; this is encoded by the coding sequence ATGGACGCGCGATTGGAGGTGCTCGACGTTCGGGGGCCGGTGGCCGTGCAGGACGGAGGCCGCCCGGGCCGCATGCACCAGGGCGTGCCGCCGGGAGGCGCGCTGGTGCCGGAGTGGCTCGCCGCGGCCAACCGCGCGGTGGGCAACGCGTGGAGCGCGGCGGCGCTCGAGTGTTACGGGCGGCTGGATTTGCGGGTGACGGGCCGGAGTGCGTGGGTGTCGGTGGGGGGCGAGGCCTTCCAGGTGGCCGACGGGGAGTCCTTCCGCGTGTCCGCGCCCGAGCGGGGCGTGGTGCGCTACGTGGCCGTGGAAGGAGGGCTCGCCGTGCCCGAGGTGCTCGGAGGGCGGGGCCTGTTGCCGGTGGCGCGGCTCGGTGGCTGGGAGGGTCGGATGCTGCGGCCCGGGGACGTGTTGCCCCTGGGCGTGGGGGGAAGTGAGCGGCTCGCGCCGAAGCTCGTCGAGTCACCCGGGGAGGTGATTCGCGTGGTGTGGGGGCCGGAGCCGGGCCGCTTCGATCCGGGGGCCCAGGAGGCGTTGCTCTCGGGGCGCTTCACGGTCTCGCCCACGAGCGATCGGGTGGGGATGCGGCTGCGCGGGCCCCACCTGGCCCATGCGGACACGGGCTCGGGCGTGTCGGGCCCCATGGTGCGCGGCGCCCTCCAGGTGCCCGCCTCCGGTGAGCCCATCGTGCTCGGGCCGGACCATCCCACCCTGGGGGGCTACCCGGTGCTCGCGGTGGTCATCCGCGCGGATTGGGGCCTGCTGGCCTCGCGCCGGCCCGGCGAGACGGTGCGCTTCGCCGCGGTGGGCGTGGACGAGGCCCGCGCGGCCTGGAAACGTCTGGCCGTGGATGGTGCGACAACATGTCTCATTCCGGGCACGGGGGCCGGCTCCTAG
- a CDS encoding hybrid sensor histidine kinase/response regulator, which translates to MGDLATVLEDRREELLRRWSEALHRSLPRAAPGELPSPSELSELFHGLTRALDEHPASGGAPPPPSWLARRDTLPLALAVHESLGEAVTDLLQEEGGVLTPGEARVLTRFITSGITAAGTPRERPSRDAEGRLLPEALPSLDARGEHEWERLLASEKAARQEAEEANRLKDEFLATVSHELRTPLTAMLGWVQVLRNGNLPPEKHERALETVERNARAQGQLIEDLLDVSRIMSGKLKLDVEPVEVSDVVQQALDSVRPAADAKGLRLQTALDSTGHVMGDAHRLQQVVWNLLSNAVKFTPKGGRVQVFVERRDSAVEITVADTGPGIAPEFLPHVFERFRRADGPLSRRTGGLGLGLSIVKQLVEMHGGTVAAFSEGDGKGATFIVRLPLSVAMRREATLPPSLQRAYPGIPCPPELTGLRVLVVDDEQDTRELLRTLLEECHAEVSTAASVAEGLERLKEERPDVLISDIGMPGEDGFTLISRVRALPPKEGGRTPAVALTAYARVEDRTRVLLAGFHSHVPKPVEPVELLVVLASLSGRFGAART; encoded by the coding sequence ATGGGTGATCTCGCGACAGTGCTCGAGGATCGGCGCGAGGAGTTGCTGCGCCGCTGGAGCGAAGCCCTGCACCGGAGCCTGCCGCGGGCCGCCCCTGGGGAGCTGCCCTCGCCCTCCGAGCTGTCCGAGTTGTTCCACGGACTGACTCGCGCGCTGGACGAACATCCCGCCTCCGGAGGCGCTCCCCCTCCGCCCTCCTGGCTCGCTCGGAGAGACACCCTCCCGCTCGCGCTCGCCGTCCATGAGTCGCTGGGCGAGGCGGTGACGGACCTGCTCCAGGAGGAAGGCGGCGTACTCACCCCGGGCGAGGCGCGCGTCCTCACCCGCTTCATCACCTCGGGCATCACGGCCGCCGGGACGCCGCGTGAGCGGCCCTCGCGCGACGCCGAGGGGCGACTGCTCCCGGAGGCCCTCCCCTCTCTCGACGCCCGCGGCGAGCACGAGTGGGAACGGCTGCTCGCGAGCGAGAAGGCCGCGCGCCAGGAAGCCGAGGAGGCCAACCGCCTCAAGGACGAGTTCCTCGCCACGGTGAGCCACGAGCTGCGCACCCCCCTCACGGCGATGCTCGGCTGGGTACAGGTGCTGCGCAATGGCAACCTGCCGCCGGAAAAGCACGAGCGGGCCCTGGAGACGGTGGAGCGCAACGCCCGGGCCCAGGGCCAGCTCATCGAGGACCTGCTCGACGTGAGCCGCATCATGTCCGGCAAGCTCAAGCTGGACGTGGAGCCCGTGGAGGTGAGTGACGTGGTGCAGCAGGCGCTCGACTCGGTGCGCCCCGCCGCGGACGCCAAGGGCCTGCGGTTGCAGACGGCGCTGGACTCCACCGGCCACGTCATGGGGGACGCGCACCGGTTGCAGCAGGTGGTGTGGAACCTCTTGTCCAACGCGGTGAAGTTCACCCCCAAGGGCGGGCGCGTCCAGGTCTTCGTCGAGCGGCGGGACTCGGCGGTGGAGATCACCGTGGCGGACACGGGCCCGGGCATCGCCCCGGAGTTCCTCCCCCACGTCTTCGAGCGCTTCCGCCGGGCCGACGGGCCCCTCTCCCGGAGGACCGGCGGACTCGGACTGGGCCTGTCCATCGTCAAGCAGCTCGTGGAGATGCACGGCGGCACCGTGGCCGCCTTCAGCGAGGGCGACGGCAAGGGCGCCACCTTCATCGTGCGCCTGCCCCTGTCCGTGGCCATGCGCCGCGAGGCCACCCTCCCGCCCTCGCTGCAACGCGCCTACCCGGGCATTCCCTGTCCGCCGGAACTCACGGGCCTGCGCGTGCTCGTCGTGGATGACGAGCAGGACACACGCGAGCTGCTGCGCACCCTGCTGGAGGAATGCCACGCCGAGGTGAGCACCGCCGCGTCCGTGGCCGAGGGCCTCGAGCGGCTCAAGGAGGAGCGGCCCGACGTGCTCATCTCCGACATCGGCATGCCGGGCGAGGACGGCTTCACCCTCATCTCCCGCGTCCGGGCGCTCCCCCCCAAGGAGGGCGGCCGCACCCCCGCCGTCGCGCTCACCGCCTACGCGCGCGTGGAAGACCGGACCCGGGTGCTGCTCGCGGGCTTCCACAGCCACGTGCCCAAGCCCGTGGAGCCCGTGGAGCTGCTCGTGGTGCTCGCCTCGCTGTCGGGCCGCTTCGGCGCCGCGAGGACCTGA
- a CDS encoding YcnI family protein, translating to MKVSSRTLSAIAAFLLCHTAEAHIGLSTTAQPIAATTQELSFLVGHGCDGLDTYRIEVRIPEGVGGVRPLDSAFGRAVVTKDDTGRVKAVTWTKPEASVLPEDTQFYKVTLRASLPNAPFTALYFPTIQTCRAPDGTEKVAEWVSTSGEHGHLAEGSTELPAPSLVIVPSRTPGWNKYTVTQHVHDLSVFKDAQIVWAGSAAYSPSDYISGLIAQEPNTQVLQQIHPGTEIWVRY from the coding sequence ATGAAGGTTTCATCGCGGACGCTGTCGGCCATCGCGGCCTTCCTGCTGTGCCACACCGCCGAGGCCCATATCGGCCTGTCCACCACGGCACAGCCCATCGCGGCCACCACCCAGGAGCTGTCCTTCCTGGTGGGTCATGGCTGCGACGGCCTGGACACCTACCGCATCGAGGTGCGGATCCCCGAGGGCGTGGGCGGCGTGCGGCCGTTGGACTCGGCGTTCGGCCGGGCCGTGGTGACCAAGGATGACACGGGCCGGGTGAAGGCGGTGACGTGGACGAAGCCCGAGGCCAGCGTGCTGCCCGAGGACACCCAGTTCTACAAGGTGACCCTGCGCGCCAGCCTGCCCAATGCCCCCTTCACCGCGCTGTACTTCCCGACGATCCAGACCTGCCGCGCGCCGGACGGCACCGAGAAGGTCGCGGAGTGGGTGAGCACCTCCGGCGAGCACGGCCACCTGGCCGAGGGCTCCACCGAGCTGCCGGCGCCCTCCCTCGTCATCGTGCCGTCGCGCACGCCCGGGTGGAACAAGTACACGGTGACGCAGCACGTGCATGACCTGAGCGTCTTCAAGGACGCTCAAATCGTCTGGGCGGGCAGTGCCGCCTACAGCCCCAGCGACTACATCTCCGGCCTCATCGCCCAGGAGCCGAACACCCAGGTGCTCCAGCAGATCCACCCCGGGACCGAGATCTGGGTCCGGTACTGA
- the tkt gene encoding transketolase, with protein sequence MPHDPTDWLCINTIRTLAMDAVEQAHSGHPGAPMALAPVAYQLWQQELRYDPTQPVWPNRDRFVLSNGHASMLLYALLHLTGVRRVTGEDSVEQQVAVSLEDIKKFRQLDSSTPGHPEYRWTSGVETTTGPLGQGVSNSVGMAMASQWLANHFNRPGFELFDYDVWAICGDGDLMEGVASEAASMAGHLKLSNLCWIYDSNHISIDGSTELAFTEDVGRRFEAYGWRVLRVADANDLEALSSAFRAFKQERGQPTLIIVHSLIGFGAPKKQGTASAHGEALGEAEIKGAKKNYGWPEDAKFLVPDGVRERFAQGVGARGHKLRTEWEAKLAEYKKQHPEQAEQLQRMQRRELPEGWDKELPTFPADPKGLASRDSSGKVLNALAKNYPWLVGGSADLNPSTKTYLTFSGPMRPGDLSGRNIHYGVREHAMGAITNGLALSRLRAYSATFFIFSDYERPAIRLSSIMEIPSIHIFTHDSIGVGEDGPTHQPVEQLASLRAIPGLIVLRPADANEVTEAWRVIAPLTHQPVVLVLTRQALPTLDRTKYGPASGLAKGAYILADSEGTPDVILIGTGSEVHLCVEAYEKLKSEGIKARVVSMPSWELFEQQDEAYREKVLPRAVTARVAVEQGAAFGWERWVGLSGKVIGMRTFGASAPLKNLLQKFGFNTEKVLETAREVLKSAKQ encoded by the coding sequence ATGCCACACGATCCCACCGATTGGCTTTGCATCAACACCATCCGCACCCTCGCCATGGACGCGGTGGAACAAGCCCACTCGGGCCACCCGGGCGCGCCCATGGCGCTCGCCCCCGTGGCCTACCAGCTCTGGCAGCAGGAGCTGCGCTACGACCCCACCCAGCCCGTCTGGCCCAACCGCGACCGCTTCGTGCTCTCCAACGGGCACGCCTCCATGCTCCTCTACGCGCTCCTGCACCTCACGGGCGTGCGCCGCGTCACCGGCGAGGACTCCGTGGAGCAGCAAGTGGCCGTCTCGCTCGAGGACATCAAGAAGTTCCGCCAGCTCGACAGCTCCACGCCCGGCCACCCCGAGTACCGCTGGACGAGCGGCGTGGAGACCACCACCGGCCCCCTGGGGCAGGGCGTCTCCAACTCGGTGGGCATGGCCATGGCCAGTCAGTGGCTCGCCAACCACTTCAACCGCCCGGGCTTCGAGCTGTTCGACTACGACGTGTGGGCCATCTGCGGCGACGGCGACCTGATGGAAGGCGTGGCCAGCGAGGCCGCCTCCATGGCCGGCCACCTGAAGCTGTCCAACCTGTGCTGGATCTACGACAGCAACCACATCAGCATCGACGGCAGCACGGAGCTGGCCTTCACCGAGGACGTGGGCCGGCGCTTCGAGGCCTATGGCTGGCGCGTGCTGCGCGTGGCGGACGCCAATGACCTGGAAGCGCTCTCCAGCGCCTTCCGCGCCTTCAAGCAGGAGCGCGGCCAGCCCACGCTCATCATCGTGCACTCGCTGATTGGCTTTGGCGCGCCCAAGAAGCAGGGCACCGCGAGCGCCCACGGCGAGGCCCTGGGCGAGGCGGAAATCAAGGGCGCCAAGAAGAACTACGGCTGGCCCGAGGACGCGAAGTTCCTCGTGCCCGACGGCGTGCGCGAGCGCTTCGCCCAAGGCGTGGGCGCGCGCGGCCACAAGCTGCGCACCGAGTGGGAGGCGAAGCTCGCCGAGTACAAGAAGCAGCACCCGGAGCAGGCCGAGCAGCTCCAGCGCATGCAGCGGCGCGAGCTGCCCGAGGGCTGGGACAAGGAGCTGCCCACCTTCCCCGCGGACCCCAAGGGCCTGGCCTCGCGCGACTCCAGCGGCAAGGTGCTCAACGCCCTGGCGAAGAACTACCCGTGGCTCGTGGGTGGCTCGGCGGACCTGAACCCCTCCACCAAGACGTACCTGACGTTCTCCGGCCCCATGCGGCCCGGGGACCTGTCCGGACGCAACATCCACTACGGGGTGCGCGAGCACGCCATGGGCGCCATCACCAATGGCCTGGCCCTCAGCCGGCTGCGCGCCTACAGCGCCACCTTCTTCATCTTCAGCGACTACGAGCGGCCCGCCATCCGCCTGTCGTCCATCATGGAGATTCCCTCCATCCACATCTTCACCCACGACTCCATCGGCGTGGGCGAGGACGGCCCCACGCACCAGCCCGTCGAGCAGCTCGCCAGCCTGCGCGCCATTCCCGGCCTCATCGTGCTGCGCCCCGCCGACGCCAACGAGGTGACCGAGGCGTGGCGCGTCATCGCCCCGCTCACGCACCAGCCCGTGGTGCTCGTGCTCACGCGCCAGGCGTTGCCCACGTTGGATCGCACGAAGTACGGCCCGGCCTCGGGGCTGGCCAAGGGCGCCTACATCCTCGCCGACAGCGAGGGCACGCCGGACGTCATCCTCATCGGCACCGGCAGCGAGGTGCACCTGTGCGTGGAGGCGTACGAGAAGCTCAAGAGCGAGGGCATCAAGGCGCGCGTGGTGAGCATGCCCTCGTGGGAGCTGTTCGAGCAGCAGGACGAGGCGTACCGGGAGAAGGTGCTGCCCCGCGCCGTCACCGCGCGCGTGGCCGTGGAGCAGGGCGCGGCGTTCGGCTGGGAGCGCTGGGTGGGCCTGAGCGGCAAGGTCATTGGCATGCGTACCTTCGGCGCGTCCGCCCCGCTGAAGAACCTGCTGCAGAAGTTTGGCTTCAACACGGAGAAGGTCCTCGAGACCGCCCGTGAGGTGCTGAAGTCCGCGAAGCAGTAG
- a CDS encoding alpha/beta fold hydrolase, protein MSMRDEPGVVPGIGISSLEHQGCRLSYGVEGSGTPVVLIQGVAVQGEAWRPQLDGLTAHHRCLWFDNRGLGRSQPLGVALSVAQMAEDVRALLDAQGWDSAHVVGHSLGGLIAQHLALTERARVRSLSLLCTFARGRHVTVPSLRMMWLGLRSRVGPRAWRRRAFLRMVMPPDAFLQEDPDALAGRLAHLFGHDLADSPPVAMRQMAAMGAYDSTPRLQELAGLPTLVVSATEDPIAPPRLGRVLGEGIPGARYVEFPGASHGVTIQHAGRINTLLLEHLAQADAPR, encoded by the coding sequence ATGTCGATGCGTGATGAGCCAGGAGTCGTCCCCGGGATTGGCATCTCGTCGCTGGAGCACCAGGGCTGCCGTCTCTCGTATGGCGTGGAGGGCTCGGGTACTCCGGTGGTGCTCATCCAGGGCGTGGCCGTGCAGGGCGAGGCCTGGCGCCCCCAGCTCGACGGGCTCACGGCGCACCACCGCTGCCTGTGGTTCGACAACCGGGGACTCGGCCGCAGCCAGCCCCTGGGCGTCGCGCTCAGCGTCGCCCAGATGGCCGAGGACGTCCGCGCCCTGCTGGACGCGCAAGGTTGGGACTCGGCGCACGTCGTCGGGCACTCGCTGGGAGGGCTCATCGCCCAGCACCTCGCGCTGACCGAGCGTGCGCGCGTGCGCAGCCTGTCCCTGTTGTGCACCTTCGCCCGGGGCCGTCATGTGACGGTGCCCTCGCTCCGCATGATGTGGCTGGGGTTGCGCTCGCGCGTGGGCCCGCGCGCCTGGCGCCGCCGCGCCTTCCTTCGCATGGTGATGCCGCCCGACGCCTTCCTCCAGGAGGACCCCGACGCGCTCGCCGGCCGCCTCGCGCACCTCTTCGGCCATGACCTGGCGGACTCGCCCCCGGTGGCGATGCGGCAGATGGCGGCCATGGGGGCCTATGACTCCACGCCCCGGCTCCAGGAGCTCGCGGGCCTGCCCACCCTGGTGGTGAGCGCCACGGAGGATCCCATCGCCCCTCCTCGCCTGGGCCGGGTGCTCGGCGAGGGCATTCCCGGGGCGCGCTACGTGGAGTTCCCCGGCGCCTCCCACGGGGTGACCATTCAACACGCCGGACGCATCAACACGCTGCTGCTCGAACATCTCGCGCAGGCCGACGCGCCGCGTTGA